A portion of the Plasmodium gaboni strain SY75 chromosome 5, whole genome shotgun sequence genome contains these proteins:
- a CDS encoding hypothetical protein (conserved Plasmodium protein, unknown function) produces MKVKNTSCIHTNKNNVDEKKSDNKGMDIIIEKDTKLKEKMFKLDYTNEDIYTNQEKENDKEMKNKMNDKTKKKETNLIKINQNDYDYNKEENKNNINVLSEEYKNNHTINGQNINTINVPHIDNKTIESNIKKIESSVNQLNEIEENIMKDIKECDTFIEFYDKSKTLLDSKDFNSDVGREEEIDQIRKILIRCSNKLQGEGIFLTGPSGQGKTYSIFYIINEIAIEKENNKKKNTNQNKNNNNNNNINKNIKNNNKKNNNSVIKNETQTDKVIKKYEHIDSSYFYVSCSNCERPYDIFVDILQQIMKKDKKDILCNIKEKYHLNGLEEVKKLFINYTSKLNNLKIVIVDELDFIATRNVRLELKTKTQNRNQNEDVVKALFECVQNPKSKIILIGIANSLDLIKDYNHMKINRIIYKPYNEKQFMNIIKNKLDALEEELVNKLFKGVSLNVHVRQISNRNGDIRSCFDAILRVFSDKIIDLEERKKNLIKLKEEIMMNQIFNKQEKRNLYLLLNDENIVKDINRRRNHASNEQDNKNNDKQTCTKKRGANHLDQDLSYNERSNENKNDHNYYNTSPSNTRKKSKINKEINIDDSSNIFIENNNYLKNDTTIDNFFIEENITPMPNMKDYTNDNGFYNRAKYLKFTDLKNESSFGYETLRKEVIKIQNNNETLSEILIRKHFHTNNHNKNNNNNNNNNNNNNNYEYNSDDNRSFYTFGEYTPKQYYESPFKVLYKNEINNEMHQFEDKEDILNNIDIEKLLTFDVIINNQIQNIQHKYNTYSSSNNNNNNAVMITDIKKITDKIPLEEHKDILLKIKSLPLIQKLCLYASCNVVNDTHLNDYQDEEHEHLIKNKIQNIEITYTDIQKGFRNLCSNLSETSYIKDILEGNTMDQSIEHFEELGILINSKKNQKIKEKKNIKVPKGLTPRFANLKNNKNFSSQNKLNSIYYFNLPVSVIKQTLKEISSILSSLDRNANF; encoded by the coding sequence atgaaagtTAAGAATACTTCCTGCATACACAcgaataaaaataatgtggatgaaaaaaaaagtgatAACAAAGGAATggatataataatagaaaaagatacaaaattaaaagagAAAATGTTCAAATTAGATTATACAAATGAGGATATTTACACTAATCAAGAgaaagaaaatgataaagaaatgaagaataaaatgaatgataaaacaaaaaagaaagagaccaacttaataaaaattaatcAGAACGattatgattataataaagaggaaaataaaaataatataaatgttctaagtgaagaatataaaaataatcatacTATAAACGgacaaaatataaatacaattAATGTACCAcatattgataataaaactatcgaaagtaatataaaaaaaatagaaagCTCAGTCAATCAATTAAACGaaatagaagaaaatattatgaaagATATCAAAGAATGTGATACATTTATAGAATTTTATGATAAATCAAAAACTCTTTTAGACTCTAAAGATTTTAATAGTGATGTAGGAAGAGAAGAAGAAATTGATCAAATTAGAAAAATTTTAATCAGGTGTTCTAATAAATTACAAGGAGAAGGTATATTCTTAACAGGACCAAGTGGACAAGGTAAAACATATAGtatattctatataattaatGAAATAGCtatagaaaaagaaaataataaaaaaaaaaacacaaaccaaaacaaaaataataataataataataatataaacaagaacattaaaaataataacaaaaaaaataacaacaGTGTCattaaaaatgaaacaCAAACTGATAAggtaataaaaaaatatgaacatatCGATTCTTCCTACTTTTATGTTTCATGCTCAAATTGTGAAAGGCCATATGATATTTTCGTAGATATATTACAACAAATTATGAAGAAAGAcaaaaaagatattttatgtaatataaaagaaaaatatcATTTGAATGGATTAGAAGaagtaaaaaaattatttatcaATTATACTAGcaaattaaataatttaaaaattgtTATTGTAGATGAATTAGATTTTATTGCTACTAGAAATGTTAGATTAGAATTAAAGACAAAAACACAAAATAGAAATCAAAATGAAGATGTTGTAAAAGCTTTATTTGAATGTGTTCAAAATCCTAAAAGTAAAATTATTCTAATAGGTATTGCCAATAGTTTAgatttaataaaagattataatcatatgaaaattaatcgaattatatataaaccatataatgaaaaacaatttatgaatattataaagaataaGTTAGATGCACTAGAAGAAGAATTGGTCAATAAACTTTTTAAAGGAGTATCTTTAAATGTACATGTTAGACAAATATCAAATCGTAACGGTGATATACGATCATGTTTTGATGCTATATTAAGAGTATTTTCAGACAAAATTATAGATCTagaagaaagaaaaaaaaacctaataaaattaaaagaagaaattatgatgaatcaaatatttaataaacaagaaaaaagaaatttgtatcttttattaaatgatgaaaatattgtaaaagatataaatagAAGAAGAAACCATGCTTCTAATGAAcaagataataaaaataatgataaacAAACAtgtacaaaaaaaagaggaGCAAATCATTTGGACCAAGATTTGTCATATAATGAAAGAtcaaatgaaaataaaaatgatcACAATTACTATAATACTAGTCCTAGTAatacaagaaaaaaaagtaaaataaataaagaaataaatatagatgattcatcaaatatatttattgaaaataataattatcttaaaaatgatactactattgataatttttttattgaagaaaatattacaCCTATGCCAAATATGAAAGATTATACAAATGATAATGGATTCTATAATAGAGCAAAGTATTTAAAATTTACagatttaaaaaatgaatcATCCTTTGGATATGAAACATTAAGAAAAGaagttataaaaatacaaaataataatgaaacGTTGAGTGAAATATTAATTAGAAAACATTTCCACAcaaataatcataataaaaataataacaataataataataataataataataataataattatgaatataatagTGATGATAATAGATCCTTTTACACCTTTGGTGAATATACACCGAAACAATATTATGAAAGTCCATTTaaagtattatataaaaatgaaataaataatgaaatgCATCAGTTTGAAGATAAagaagatatattaaataatattgatatcgagaaattattaacatttgatgtaattattaataatcaaatacaaaatatacaacacaaatataatacttattcatcatcaaataataataataataatgcAGTTATGATTACagatattaaaaaaattacagACAAAATACCATTAGAAGAACATAAAGATATTCTTCTAAAAATTAAAAGCTTACCtttaatacaaaaattatgtttatatgCATCTTGTAATGTTGTTAATGATACACACTTAAATGATTATCAAGATGAAGAACATGaacatttaataaaaaataaaatacaaaatattgAAATCACATATACAGATATACAAAAAGGTTTTAGAAACTTATGTAGTAACCTATCAGAAACTAGTTATATTAAAGATATTCTAGAAGGAAATACTATGGATCAATCTATTGAACATTTTGAAGAACTTGGTATATTAATcaattcaaaaaaaaatcaaaaaataaaagaaaaaaaaaatattaaagtACCAAAAGGATTAACTCCAAGATTTGCTAATCtcaaaaataataaaaacttCTCATcacaaaataaattaaattctatatattattttaatcTTCCTGTTTCGGTTATTAAGCAAACATTAAAGGAAATTTCTTCTATCCTTTCAAGTCTAGATAGAAATGCAaacttttaa